A section of the Juglans regia cultivar Chandler unplaced genomic scaffold, Walnut 2.0 Scaffold_11119, whole genome shotgun sequence genome encodes:
- the LOC109000148 gene encoding uncharacterized protein LOC109000148, with translation IGGSKRKLPCKGLSGFLKEGRGRLYIFRRCIIMLLCWHD, from the coding sequence ATTGGAGGCTCTAAGAGAAAGCTTCCATGTAAAGGGCTTAGTGGTTTTCTTAAAGAAGGAAGAGGTAGGCTTTACATATTCAGAAGATGTATTATCATGCTTCTCTGCTGGCATGATTAA